A DNA window from Salvelinus sp. IW2-2015 linkage group LG4q.1:29, ASM291031v2, whole genome shotgun sequence contains the following coding sequences:
- the ska1 gene encoding SKA complex subunit 1 translates to MSHCELEDITLHLSDRISSTRRVLELRTIAKDQDKRVILGKIGQDILAIDGLLDQFEKCVGRQKDLLKHLKELEGFFEEDVQDGKNLRDNMPTHMPRKGQPAVHGIGPAGQSGPVNVQPVQQVHTRKTSKNQIREMEFITSPEFDTIPQYMKGRLTYEQLNTAVESINTAVTGKYKILNQSAKTLNNATRKLHQRFKEEENKDTKGLFFIVEADIKEFTRMKVDKRFQSILSMLRHCQRLREQRGGGITRYVLL, encoded by the exons ATGAGTCATTGTGAGCTTGAGGATATAACCCTGCACTTGAGTGACAGGATTTCATCCACAAGACGTGTCTTGGAGCTGCGGACAATTG CAAAAGATCAAGACAAGCGGGTCATTCTAGGGAAGATAGGACAAGATATCCTTGCAATAGATGGACTCCTTGACCAGTTTGAGAAATGTGTTGGCCGCCAAAAAGACCTACTGAAGCATTTAAAG GAACTAGAGGGTTTCTTCGAGGAGGATGTGCAGGATGGAAAGAACCTTAGGGACAACATGCCCACACACATGCCCAGGAAGGGACAGCCAGCAGTCCA TGGAATAGGGCCTGCGGGTCAGAGTGGACCTGTGAATGTGCAGCCAGTCCAGCAGGTTCACACCAGGAAAACCTCCAAAAACCAGATCAGAGAGATGGAATTCATCACCAGCCCAGAGTTTGATACCATCCCTCA gtacaTGAAAGGCCGTTTGACATATGAACAGCTAAACACTGCTGTGGAAAGCATTAACACAGCCGTAACAGGGAAGTACAAGATCTTGAACCAGTCAGCAAAAACCCTTAATAATGCCACACGCAAGCTTCATCAACGATTTAAGGAGGAAGAGAACAAGGACACAAAAG GTCTGTTTTTCATTGTAGAGGCTGACATTAAAGAGTTCACTCGGATGAAGGTGGACAAGCGCTTCCAGAGCATCCTCAGCATGCTGCGTCACTGCCAGCGTCTGCGAGAACAGCGAGGGGGAGGTATCACACGCTACGTCCTGCTGTGA
- the slc2a11l gene encoding LOW QUALITY PROTEIN: solute carrier family 2 member 11, like (The sequence of the model RefSeq protein was modified relative to this genomic sequence to represent the inferred CDS: inserted 3 bases in 2 codons; substituted 2 bases at 2 genomic stop codons), with amino-acid sequence MFDKQVSTYFCVSVLTSLLVTATLLVLLQVIKEVVNTTCLQRHRISXEQWKVTXIWSFIVCIWCLQRFLRTLIMMILSTTLSKKRCLLLNNLFVIGGAVMMLLSKTAMSFEMIMVRHFLYGVNAGVSLQPMWXCNVPFKGCEEWWFVSVATFVSMGKFSGQLLGISELLGTEDRWQWLLGFSGAAALSLLPESPRYLLLDRGDHQGCEKAIRRLWGSRDHSVEVXEMLVEHASMIGVRSHTVLDLDQAVRWQLLTVLVTFNAEKLDYYCLLSGVFGWYNMSETRNLTMMEITGEIHRMHPNRGSSGEG; translated from the exons atgttcgacaagcaggtgtccacatacttttgtgtatctGTCCTGACCTCACTTCT CGTCACAGCCACCCTCTTGGTGTTACTGCAGGTCATAAAGGAGGTGGTGAACACCACATGCCTGCAGCGGCATAGGATCTCCTAAGAGCAGTGGAAAGTGAC TATCTGGTCCTTCATCGTCTGCATCTGGTGCCTCCAGAGGTTTCT TAGGACATTAATTATGATGATTTTGTCCACCACACTTTCCAAAAAGAGATGCCTGTTATTGAACAACCTGTTTGTCATTGGCGGTGCTGTGATGATGCTGTTGAGCAAAACGGCCATGTCCTTTGAGATGATCATGGTTCGACATTTCCTCTACGGCGTTAATGCAG GTGTTAGCCTCCAACCAATGTGGTAATGTAATGTACCCTTTAAAGGCTGTGAGGAATGGTGGTTTGTGTCTGTAGCCACCTTTGTGTCTATGGGGAAGTTCTCAGGTCAGCTTCTAGGGATCAG TGAGTTATTGGGGACAGAGGACAGGTGGCAGTGGTTGCTGGGTTTCAGTGGTGCGGCCGCCCTGTCCCTCCTCCCAGAGTCACCCCGATACCTGCTGCTGGACCGGGGCGACCACCAGGGCTGTGAGAAAG CCATCCGCAGGCTGTGGGGCAGCAGAGACCACAGTGTGGAGG GAGAGATGCTGGTGGAGCACGCCTCAATGATTGGGGTCCGCAGCCACACTGTGTTGGACCTGGACCAGGCCGTACGCTGGCAACTCCTCACCGTCCTCGTCACCTTCAATGCT GAGAAGTTGGACTACTACTGTTTGCTGTCTGGGGTGTTTGGGTGGTACAACATGTCTGAGACTAGGAACCTTACCATGATGGAGATCACTGGCGAGATTCACAGGATGCATCCCAACAGGGGATCCTCAGGGGAGGGATAG
- the nt5c2l1 gene encoding 5'-nucleotidase, cytosolic II, like 1 isoform X2, whose amino-acid sequence MSDLTIPLSGEAVTATTMEDPTRIVTDQPTKSDTDQSISPDVPLVKNMEYQHKVFVNRSVPLENIKCYGFDMDYTLAEYKSPDYEDLGFELLRDRLVSIGYPHELLHYTYDPTFPTRGLVFDTMYGNLLKVDSNGNILLCSHGFTFLKRDKIQDYYPNNFIQRGNTDRFYILSTLFNLSETYLDGCLVDLFTRCSRYEKSMFQDVRDAMDYVHDTGSLKESTLRNLDKYVVRDLNLPVLLTRIKEVAKVFLATNSDYNYTEAIMKYLLETPPGAKYPKKTWRAFFDLVVVDTRKPLFFAEGTVLRQVDTNTGKLRIGTYTGDLQHGTVYSGGSSDIVCDLLDVKGKDILYVGDHIFGDILKSKKRQGWKTFLVVPELAKELQVWTEKNHLFEELKHLDIFLAELYKHLDSSCRECPDITAIQTRMKVVTYRMDLSYGQMGSLLRSGSRQTLFASQLMRYADLYSSTCINLLHYPFSYLFRAPPVLMPHESSVDNHPLDFPSPQFSVLDQIQKIAEAKRASEDNTAELKDT is encoded by the exons ATGTCAGATCTCACTATCCCCCTATCTGGAGAGGCTGTTACAGCGACGACTATGGAGGATCCGACTCGGATTGTGACAGATCAACCTACTAAATCTGATACAGACCAGAGCATTTCACCCGATGTGCCCTTGGTGAAGAACATGGAATATCAGCACAA GGTGTTTGTCAATAGGAGTGTACCATTGGAGAACATCAAATGCTATGGCTTTGACATGGACTACACTCTGGCAG aGTACAAGTCTCCTGACTACGAGGACCTGGGCTTTGAGCTGCTCAGAGACAGGCTGGTGTCTATAGGCTATCCCCATGAGCTACTGCATTACACCTACGACCCCACCTTCCCCACACG cGGCCTGGTGTTTGACACAATGTATGGTAACTTGCTGAAGGTGGACTCCAATGGAAACATTCTGCTGTGCAGTCATGGTTTCACCTTTCTAAAAAG GGACAAGATCCAAGACTACTACCCCAACAACTTCATTCAGAGAGGCAACACTGACCGCTTCTATATCCTCAGTACTCTCTTCAACCTTTCAG AGACGTATCTGGATGGTTGCCTTGTGGACCTCTTCACCAGATGCAGCAGATACGAAAA AAGCATGTTCCAGGATGTCCGAGATGCAATGGACTATGTTCATGATACG GGCAGTCTGAAGGAAAGCACTCTGAGGAATTTGGATAAATATGTCGTCAGAGAC CTAAACTTGCCTGTTCTCCTGACTCGTATTAAGGAGGTGGCCAAAGTGTTCCTGGCGACCAACAGTGATTACAACTACACGGAG GCTATCATGAAATACTTGCTTGAAACTCCACCAGGTGCCAAG TACCCCAAAAAAACGTGGCGCGCCTTCTTTGACCTTGTCGTCGTGGATACCAGGAAGCCACTGTTCTTTGCCGAGGGAACTGTGCTGAGACAAGTGGACACG AACACAGGGAAGCTCCGTATTGGAACATACACTGGAGACCTCCAGCATGGAACTGTCTACTCTGGCG GCTCCTCAGACATTGTATGTGACCTGCTGGACGTGAAGGGGAAGGACATTCTCTATGTGGGTGACCACATCTTTGGGGACATCCTAAAGTCTAAGAAGAGGCAAGGTTGGAAGACCTTCCTGGTGGTGCCTGAGCTGGCCAAAGAGCTGCAGGTGTGGACAGAGAAGAACC ATCTCTTTGAAGAGCTGAAGCATCTTGATATATTTTTAGCTGAGTTGTACAA GCACCTGGACAGTAGCTGTAGAGAGTGCCCAGACATCACTGCCATTCAGACCAGGATGAAG GTGGTGACCTATAGGATGGATCTGTCCTATGGGCAGATGGGCAGCCTGCTGCGGAGTGGCTCCAGACAGACTCTGTTTGCCAGCCAGCTCATGCGTTACGCTGACCTGTACTCTTCCACCTGcatcaatctgctccactacccCTTCAGTTACCTGTTCAGAGCCCCACCTGTCCTG ATGCCCCATGAGTCCTCGGTGGATAATCACCCCCTTGACTTCCCTTCACCTCAATTCTCTGTTCTGGACCAAATCCAGAAGATAGCTGAAGCCAAG AGGGCGAGTGAGGATAACACAGCGGAACTGAAAGACACGTGA
- the nt5c2l1 gene encoding 5'-nucleotidase, cytosolic II, like 1 isoform X1, with amino-acid sequence MSDLTIPLSGEAVTATTMEDPTRIVTDQPTKSDTDQSISPDVPLVKNMEYQHKVFVNRSVPLENIKCYGFDMDYTLAEYKSPDYEDLGFELLRDRLVSIGYPHELLHYTYDPTFPTRGLVFDTMYGNLLKVDSNGNILLCSHGFTFLKRDKIQDYYPNNFIQRGNTDRFYILSTLFNLSETYLDGCLVDLFTRCSRYENCQKGFKHGDLFMSFRSMFQDVRDAMDYVHDTGSLKESTLRNLDKYVVRDLNLPVLLTRIKEVAKVFLATNSDYNYTEAIMKYLLETPPGAKYPKKTWRAFFDLVVVDTRKPLFFAEGTVLRQVDTNTGKLRIGTYTGDLQHGTVYSGGSSDIVCDLLDVKGKDILYVGDHIFGDILKSKKRQGWKTFLVVPELAKELQVWTEKNHLFEELKHLDIFLAELYKHLDSSCRECPDITAIQTRMKVVTYRMDLSYGQMGSLLRSGSRQTLFASQLMRYADLYSSTCINLLHYPFSYLFRAPPVLMPHESSVDNHPLDFPSPQFSVLDQIQKIAEAKRASEDNTAELKDT; translated from the exons ATGTCAGATCTCACTATCCCCCTATCTGGAGAGGCTGTTACAGCGACGACTATGGAGGATCCGACTCGGATTGTGACAGATCAACCTACTAAATCTGATACAGACCAGAGCATTTCACCCGATGTGCCCTTGGTGAAGAACATGGAATATCAGCACAA GGTGTTTGTCAATAGGAGTGTACCATTGGAGAACATCAAATGCTATGGCTTTGACATGGACTACACTCTGGCAG aGTACAAGTCTCCTGACTACGAGGACCTGGGCTTTGAGCTGCTCAGAGACAGGCTGGTGTCTATAGGCTATCCCCATGAGCTACTGCATTACACCTACGACCCCACCTTCCCCACACG cGGCCTGGTGTTTGACACAATGTATGGTAACTTGCTGAAGGTGGACTCCAATGGAAACATTCTGCTGTGCAGTCATGGTTTCACCTTTCTAAAAAG GGACAAGATCCAAGACTACTACCCCAACAACTTCATTCAGAGAGGCAACACTGACCGCTTCTATATCCTCAGTACTCTCTTCAACCTTTCAG AGACGTATCTGGATGGTTGCCTTGTGGACCTCTTCACCAGATGCAGCAGATACGAAAA ctgCCAGAAAGGCTTCAAACATGGTGACTTGTTCATGTCCTTCAGAAGCATGTTCCAGGATGTCCGAGATGCAATGGACTATGTTCATGATACG GGCAGTCTGAAGGAAAGCACTCTGAGGAATTTGGATAAATATGTCGTCAGAGAC CTAAACTTGCCTGTTCTCCTGACTCGTATTAAGGAGGTGGCCAAAGTGTTCCTGGCGACCAACAGTGATTACAACTACACGGAG GCTATCATGAAATACTTGCTTGAAACTCCACCAGGTGCCAAG TACCCCAAAAAAACGTGGCGCGCCTTCTTTGACCTTGTCGTCGTGGATACCAGGAAGCCACTGTTCTTTGCCGAGGGAACTGTGCTGAGACAAGTGGACACG AACACAGGGAAGCTCCGTATTGGAACATACACTGGAGACCTCCAGCATGGAACTGTCTACTCTGGCG GCTCCTCAGACATTGTATGTGACCTGCTGGACGTGAAGGGGAAGGACATTCTCTATGTGGGTGACCACATCTTTGGGGACATCCTAAAGTCTAAGAAGAGGCAAGGTTGGAAGACCTTCCTGGTGGTGCCTGAGCTGGCCAAAGAGCTGCAGGTGTGGACAGAGAAGAACC ATCTCTTTGAAGAGCTGAAGCATCTTGATATATTTTTAGCTGAGTTGTACAA GCACCTGGACAGTAGCTGTAGAGAGTGCCCAGACATCACTGCCATTCAGACCAGGATGAAG GTGGTGACCTATAGGATGGATCTGTCCTATGGGCAGATGGGCAGCCTGCTGCGGAGTGGCTCCAGACAGACTCTGTTTGCCAGCCAGCTCATGCGTTACGCTGACCTGTACTCTTCCACCTGcatcaatctgctccactacccCTTCAGTTACCTGTTCAGAGCCCCACCTGTCCTG ATGCCCCATGAGTCCTCGGTGGATAATCACCCCCTTGACTTCCCTTCACCTCAATTCTCTGTTCTGGACCAAATCCAGAAGATAGCTGAAGCCAAG AGGGCGAGTGAGGATAACACAGCGGAACTGAAAGACACGTGA
- the nt5c2l1 gene encoding 5'-nucleotidase, cytosolic II, like 1 isoform X3 produces MDYTLAEYKSPDYEDLGFELLRDRLVSIGYPHELLHYTYDPTFPTRGLVFDTMYGNLLKVDSNGNILLCSHGFTFLKRDKIQDYYPNNFIQRGNTDRFYILSTLFNLSETYLDGCLVDLFTRCSRYENCQKGFKHGDLFMSFRSMFQDVRDAMDYVHDTGSLKESTLRNLDKYVVRDLNLPVLLTRIKEVAKVFLATNSDYNYTEAIMKYLLETPPGAKYPKKTWRAFFDLVVVDTRKPLFFAEGTVLRQVDTNTGKLRIGTYTGDLQHGTVYSGGSSDIVCDLLDVKGKDILYVGDHIFGDILKSKKRQGWKTFLVVPELAKELQVWTEKNHLFEELKHLDIFLAELYKHLDSSCRECPDITAIQTRMKVVTYRMDLSYGQMGSLLRSGSRQTLFASQLMRYADLYSSTCINLLHYPFSYLFRAPPVLMPHESSVDNHPLDFPSPQFSVLDQIQKIAEAKRASEDNTAELKDT; encoded by the exons ATGGACTACACTCTGGCAG aGTACAAGTCTCCTGACTACGAGGACCTGGGCTTTGAGCTGCTCAGAGACAGGCTGGTGTCTATAGGCTATCCCCATGAGCTACTGCATTACACCTACGACCCCACCTTCCCCACACG cGGCCTGGTGTTTGACACAATGTATGGTAACTTGCTGAAGGTGGACTCCAATGGAAACATTCTGCTGTGCAGTCATGGTTTCACCTTTCTAAAAAG GGACAAGATCCAAGACTACTACCCCAACAACTTCATTCAGAGAGGCAACACTGACCGCTTCTATATCCTCAGTACTCTCTTCAACCTTTCAG AGACGTATCTGGATGGTTGCCTTGTGGACCTCTTCACCAGATGCAGCAGATACGAAAA ctgCCAGAAAGGCTTCAAACATGGTGACTTGTTCATGTCCTTCAGAAGCATGTTCCAGGATGTCCGAGATGCAATGGACTATGTTCATGATACG GGCAGTCTGAAGGAAAGCACTCTGAGGAATTTGGATAAATATGTCGTCAGAGAC CTAAACTTGCCTGTTCTCCTGACTCGTATTAAGGAGGTGGCCAAAGTGTTCCTGGCGACCAACAGTGATTACAACTACACGGAG GCTATCATGAAATACTTGCTTGAAACTCCACCAGGTGCCAAG TACCCCAAAAAAACGTGGCGCGCCTTCTTTGACCTTGTCGTCGTGGATACCAGGAAGCCACTGTTCTTTGCCGAGGGAACTGTGCTGAGACAAGTGGACACG AACACAGGGAAGCTCCGTATTGGAACATACACTGGAGACCTCCAGCATGGAACTGTCTACTCTGGCG GCTCCTCAGACATTGTATGTGACCTGCTGGACGTGAAGGGGAAGGACATTCTCTATGTGGGTGACCACATCTTTGGGGACATCCTAAAGTCTAAGAAGAGGCAAGGTTGGAAGACCTTCCTGGTGGTGCCTGAGCTGGCCAAAGAGCTGCAGGTGTGGACAGAGAAGAACC ATCTCTTTGAAGAGCTGAAGCATCTTGATATATTTTTAGCTGAGTTGTACAA GCACCTGGACAGTAGCTGTAGAGAGTGCCCAGACATCACTGCCATTCAGACCAGGATGAAG GTGGTGACCTATAGGATGGATCTGTCCTATGGGCAGATGGGCAGCCTGCTGCGGAGTGGCTCCAGACAGACTCTGTTTGCCAGCCAGCTCATGCGTTACGCTGACCTGTACTCTTCCACCTGcatcaatctgctccactacccCTTCAGTTACCTGTTCAGAGCCCCACCTGTCCTG ATGCCCCATGAGTCCTCGGTGGATAATCACCCCCTTGACTTCCCTTCACCTCAATTCTCTGTTCTGGACCAAATCCAGAAGATAGCTGAAGCCAAG AGGGCGAGTGAGGATAACACAGCGGAACTGAAAGACACGTGA
- the nt5c2l1 gene encoding 5'-nucleotidase, cytosolic II, like 1 isoform X4, whose product MYGNLLKVDSNGNILLCSHGFTFLKRDKIQDYYPNNFIQRGNTDRFYILSTLFNLSETYLDGCLVDLFTRCSRYENCQKGFKHGDLFMSFRSMFQDVRDAMDYVHDTGSLKESTLRNLDKYVVRDLNLPVLLTRIKEVAKVFLATNSDYNYTEAIMKYLLETPPGAKYPKKTWRAFFDLVVVDTRKPLFFAEGTVLRQVDTNTGKLRIGTYTGDLQHGTVYSGGSSDIVCDLLDVKGKDILYVGDHIFGDILKSKKRQGWKTFLVVPELAKELQVWTEKNHLFEELKHLDIFLAELYKHLDSSCRECPDITAIQTRMKVVTYRMDLSYGQMGSLLRSGSRQTLFASQLMRYADLYSSTCINLLHYPFSYLFRAPPVLMPHESSVDNHPLDFPSPQFSVLDQIQKIAEAKRASEDNTAELKDT is encoded by the exons ATGTATGGTAACTTGCTGAAGGTGGACTCCAATGGAAACATTCTGCTGTGCAGTCATGGTTTCACCTTTCTAAAAAG GGACAAGATCCAAGACTACTACCCCAACAACTTCATTCAGAGAGGCAACACTGACCGCTTCTATATCCTCAGTACTCTCTTCAACCTTTCAG AGACGTATCTGGATGGTTGCCTTGTGGACCTCTTCACCAGATGCAGCAGATACGAAAA ctgCCAGAAAGGCTTCAAACATGGTGACTTGTTCATGTCCTTCAGAAGCATGTTCCAGGATGTCCGAGATGCAATGGACTATGTTCATGATACG GGCAGTCTGAAGGAAAGCACTCTGAGGAATTTGGATAAATATGTCGTCAGAGAC CTAAACTTGCCTGTTCTCCTGACTCGTATTAAGGAGGTGGCCAAAGTGTTCCTGGCGACCAACAGTGATTACAACTACACGGAG GCTATCATGAAATACTTGCTTGAAACTCCACCAGGTGCCAAG TACCCCAAAAAAACGTGGCGCGCCTTCTTTGACCTTGTCGTCGTGGATACCAGGAAGCCACTGTTCTTTGCCGAGGGAACTGTGCTGAGACAAGTGGACACG AACACAGGGAAGCTCCGTATTGGAACATACACTGGAGACCTCCAGCATGGAACTGTCTACTCTGGCG GCTCCTCAGACATTGTATGTGACCTGCTGGACGTGAAGGGGAAGGACATTCTCTATGTGGGTGACCACATCTTTGGGGACATCCTAAAGTCTAAGAAGAGGCAAGGTTGGAAGACCTTCCTGGTGGTGCCTGAGCTGGCCAAAGAGCTGCAGGTGTGGACAGAGAAGAACC ATCTCTTTGAAGAGCTGAAGCATCTTGATATATTTTTAGCTGAGTTGTACAA GCACCTGGACAGTAGCTGTAGAGAGTGCCCAGACATCACTGCCATTCAGACCAGGATGAAG GTGGTGACCTATAGGATGGATCTGTCCTATGGGCAGATGGGCAGCCTGCTGCGGAGTGGCTCCAGACAGACTCTGTTTGCCAGCCAGCTCATGCGTTACGCTGACCTGTACTCTTCCACCTGcatcaatctgctccactacccCTTCAGTTACCTGTTCAGAGCCCCACCTGTCCTG ATGCCCCATGAGTCCTCGGTGGATAATCACCCCCTTGACTTCCCTTCACCTCAATTCTCTGTTCTGGACCAAATCCAGAAGATAGCTGAAGCCAAG AGGGCGAGTGAGGATAACACAGCGGAACTGAAAGACACGTGA